Proteins co-encoded in one Acipenser ruthenus chromosome 3, fAciRut3.2 maternal haplotype, whole genome shotgun sequence genomic window:
- the LOC117394842 gene encoding frizzled-1-like — MAWHNCFHKLSRMLLPTLSLLMLGLCGARGQYGDRGLSVPEHGFCQPISIPLCTDIAYNQTIMPNLLGHTNQEDAGLEVHQFYPLVKVQCSPDLKFFLCSMYAPVCTVLEQALPPCRSLCERARQGCEALMNKFGFQWPDSLACESFPVHGAGELCVGQNKSDKGSPTHKPNESVPDEIITDKHPRDLFTCPKFLKVPTYLNYHFMGEKDCGAPCEPLISNGMMYFSQEELKFSRIWIGIWSVLCCASTLFTVLTYLVDMKRFSYPERPIIFLSGCYTMVAIAYIAGFLLEDKVVCNDKFNDDGYRTVAQGTKKEGCTILFMMLYFFSMASSIWWVILALTWFLAAGMKWGHEAIEANSQYFHLAAWAVPAIKTITILAVGQVDGDVLSGVCFVGINNVDALRGFVLAPLFVYLFIGTSFLLAGFVSLFRIRTIMKHDGTKTEKLEKLMVRIGIFSVLYTVPATIVIACYFYEQAFREQWEKSWLSQTCKAYAIHCPPNNYPHMTPDFTVFMIKYLMTLIVGITSGFWIWSGKTLNSWRKFYTRLANSNQGETTV; from the coding sequence ATGGCTTGGCATAATTGCTTTCATAAACTTAGTCGGATGCTATTGCCGACATTATCTTTACTGATGTTAGGACTTTGTGGTGCTCGTGGACAGTACGGGGACCGCGGACTTTCTGTCCCAGAGCATGGATTTTGTCAGCCTATTTCTATACCACTTTGCACGGATATCGCTTACAACCAGACCATCATGCCCAATTTACTGGGGCATACGAACCAGGAAGATGCCGGGCTAGAAGTTCACCAGTTTTACCCGCTCGTAAAAGTTCAGTGTTCCCCAGATCTGAAGTTTTTCCTGTGCTCTATGTATGCACCGGTTTGTACCGTGCTAGAGCAAGCTCTCCCCCCGTGCCGATCCCTTTGCGAGAGAGCGAGACAGGGCTGCGAGGCACTGATGAACAAATTCGGCTTCCAGTGGCCTGATAGCTTGGCGTGTGAATCTTTTCCCGTTCACGGAGCTGGCGAGTTGTGCGTGGGACAGAACAAGTCCGATAAAGGCAGCCCCACTCACAAACCAAACGAATCCGTACCAGATGAAATCATAACCGATAAGCACCCCAGGGACCTCTTCACATGCCCCAAATTTCTGAAGGTCCCCACGTATTTGAACTACCACTTTATGGGGGAGAAAGACTGTGGCGCTCCCTGCGAGCCTTTGATATCCAACGGAATGATGTACTTCAGTCAGGAAGAGCTCAAGTTTTCCAGGATTTGGATTGGGATttggtctgttttgtgttgtgcttCCACGTTATTTACTGTCCTCACCTACTTGGTTGACATGAAGAGGTTCAGTTACCCCGAGCGCCCCATCATTTTCCTCTCTGGCTGTTACACCATGGTGGCTATAGCCTACATTGCTGGATTTCTCctggaggataaagtggtttgtAATGACAAGTTTAACGATGACGGTTACAGAACAGTGGCCCAGGGCACCAAGAAAGAAGGCTGTACCATCTTGTTTATGATGCTGTACTTTTTCAGCATGGCAAGTTCTATCTGGTGGGTCATCCTGGCCTTGACTTGGTTCTTGGCAGCAGGGATGAAGTGGGGGCATGAAGCTATTGAAGCCAACTCGCAGTATTTTCACTTAGCAGCATGGGCTGTACCAGCTATCAAGACCATCACTATTTTGGCAGTGGGGCAGGTGGATGGTGACGTCCTCAGCGGGGTGTGCTTTGTGGGGATCAATAATGTGGATGCCCTAAGAGGATTTGTCCTGGCACCCCTCTTTGTCTACCTTTTTATTGGCACCTCGTTTCTGCTGGCAGGCTTTGTTTCACTGTTTCGGATCCGAACAATAATGAAACACGATGGCACCAAGACTGAGAAGCTGGAGAAACTCATGGTTAGGATAGGCATTTTTAGCGTCCTCTACACTGTCCCTGCTACTATCGTCATTGCTTGCTATTTTTATGAACAAGCCTTTCGGGAACAGTGGGAGAAAAGCTGGCTTAGCCAGACCTGCAAGGCCTATGCGATCCATTGCCCGCCCAACAACTATCCACACATGACTCCAGACTTCACAGTCTTCATGATTAAATATCTCATGACCTTGATTGTGGGGATCACCTCAGGGTTTTGGATTTGGTCAGGTAAAACACTAAATTCTTGGAGGAAATTTTACACAAGACTGGCGAATAGCAACCAAGGGGAAACAACAGtgtaa